The following are from one region of the Agelaius phoeniceus isolate bAgePho1 chromosome 20, bAgePho1.hap1, whole genome shotgun sequence genome:
- the STYXL1 gene encoding serine/threonine/tyrosine-interacting-like protein 1 isoform X2: MAGVMFCEPRHLYNIINQYRWRSRLAEPNYLCLLDARSQLEFDDSHIVTAQRIVLSPAGQYVIPNPEELGYVRFCVVYDHDTGFLTDTDNQEEEEEEEEEEEEETGSSTSSETEISSSDSVCSQSPEEGDALFHARNLEQFTRHPVLLLKGGYRRFSACYHFLKSHKTLWMPQELDTFQPYPVEILPAKLYMGNFKQASDKQIQKDLRIKALVNVSEQPVILFAEEGKSLHVPVPDSLEADLFSSFPTISHFIESLEIPSEMQNEHETKPGLCGAALSLGDPNLWVPSHRRV; encoded by the exons ATGGCGGGGGTGATGTTCTGCGAGCCCCGACACCTCTACAACATCATCAACCAGTACCGGTGGAGATCGCGGTTGGCGGAGCCCAACTACCTGTGCCTGCTGG atgccCGTTCTCAGCTTGAATTCGATGACAGCCACATTGTTACAGCCCAAAGGATTGTACTG AGTCCTGCAGGGCAGTATGTGATCCCCAACCCCGAGGAGCTGGGCTATGTCAGATTCTGTGTGGTGTATGACCACGACACTGGATTTTTGACTGACACTGACaatcaggaggaggaggaggaggaggaggaggaggaagaagaagaaacag GGAGCAGCACTTCTTCAGAGACTGAAATCAGCAGCTCAGATTCCGTGTGTTCCCAGA GTCCTGAGGAAGGAGATGCCCTCTTCCATGCCAGGAACTTGGAGCAGTTCACCCGGCACCCCGTGCTCCTCCTGAAGGGAGGCTACAGGCGCTTTTCAGCTTGTTACCATTTCCTGAAGAGCCACAAGACTCTGTGGATGCCCCAG GAACTAGACACCTTCCAGCCATACCCTGTAGAAATACTGCCTGCAAAGCTATATATGGGCAATTTCAAGCAGGCCAGTGACAAACAAATTCAGAAAGATCTGAGGATCAAAGCACTGGTCAACGTCTCAGAACAGCCCGTGATTCT GTTTGCAGAAGAAGGTAAATCCCTCCATGTACCTGTTCCTGATTCACTCGAAGCagatcttttttcttccttccccacCATTTCTCATTTCATAG AGAGCTTGGAAATACCttctgaaatgcaaaatgaacATGAGACCAAACCGGGGCTTTGTggagcagctctcagcctgGGAGACCCAAATCTATGGGTACCCAGTCACAGACGTGTC
- the MDH2 gene encoding malate dehydrogenase, mitochondrial: protein MLSRLSTATALRRGIATSAQNHAKVAVLGASGGIGQPLSLLLKNSPLVSKLSLYDIAHTPGVAADLSHIETKASVKGYMGPEQLPECLKGCDVVVIPAGVPRKPGMTRDDLFNTNASIVASLTTACAKHCPEAMICIISNPVNSTIPITSEVFKKHGVYNPNKIFGVTTLDIVRANTFVAELKGLDPARVTVPVIGGHAGKTIIPLISQCTPKVEFPQDQLEKLTARIQEAGTEVVQAKAGAGSATLSMAYAGARFAFSLLEAMSGKQGVVECAFVRSDVTEVPYFSTPLQLGKKGIEKNLGLGKLSPFEEKMVAAAMSELKGSIKKGEEFAKNFK, encoded by the exons ATGCTGTCCCGCCTCAGCACCGCCACCGCCCTGCGCCGCGGCATCGCCACCTCCGCGCAG AACCATGCCAAGGTGGCCGTGCTGGGGGCCTCGGGGGGCATCGGGCAGccgctgtcgctgctgctgaaGAACAGCCCCCTGGTGAGCAAGCTCAGCCTCTACGACATCGCTCACACGCCGGGCGTGGCCGCCGACCTCAGCCACATCGAGACCAAAGCCAGCGTCAAAG GCTACATGGGACCTGAGCAGTTGCCAGAATGTCTGAAGGGCTGTGATGTTGTTGTTATTCCAGCAGGAGTCCCAAGAAAACCAG GTATGACCCGTGACGACCTGTTCAACACCAATGCCAGCATTGTTGCCTCTTTGACAACTGCCTGTGCAAAGCACTGTCCAGAAGCCATGATCTGTATTATTTCTAACCCA GTAAATTCAACCATCCCAATAACTTCAGAGGTCTTCAAGAAGCACGGTGTGTATAATCCCAACAAAATCTTTGGTGTTACAACACTGGACATCGTCAGAGCCAACACTTTTGTGGCTGAACTAAAG GGCTTGGATCCAGCTCGAGTAACTGTGCCAGTTATTGGtggccatgctgggaagacCATCATCCCTCTGATCTCTCAG TGCACACCAAAAGTGGAGTTTCCTCAGGATCAGCTGGAGAAACTTACAGCAAGAATTCAAGAAGCTGGGACTGAAGTTGTCCAAGCTaaagcaggagcag GATCTGCCACCTTGTCCATGGCCTATGCTGGTGCTCGATTTGCATTCTCCCTGTTGGAGGCCATGAGTGGAAAGCAGGGGGTTGTTGAATGTGCCTTTGTTCGGTCGGACGTGACAGAGGTCCCCTACTTCTCTACACCTCTGCAGCTTGGG AAAAAAGGAATTGAGAAGAACCTAGGCCTTGGCAAGCTCTCCCCCTTTGAAGAGAAGATGGTTGCTGCAGCCATGTCTGAGCTGAAGGGCTCTATTAAGAAAGGAGAGGAATTTGCAAAGAACTTCAAGTGA
- the STYXL1 gene encoding serine/threonine/tyrosine-interacting-like protein 1 isoform X1 has product MAGVMFCEPRHLYNIINQYRWRSRLAEPNYLCLLDARSQLEFDDSHIVTAQRIVLSPAGQYVIPNPEELGYVRFCVVYDHDTGFLTDTDNQEEEEEEEEEEEEETGSSTSSETEISSSDSVCSQSPEEGDALFHARNLEQFTRHPVLLLKGGYRRFSACYHFLKSHKTLWMPQELDTFQPYPVEILPAKLYMGNFKQASDKQIQKDLRIKALVNVSEQPVILFAEEGKSLHVPVPDSLEADLFSSFPTISHFIDAQLDEGAVLVLSSLGISRSSTATMAYLMHSCRFSLQRAWKYLLKCKMNMRPNRGFVEQLSAWETQIYGYPVTDVSEPNY; this is encoded by the exons ATGGCGGGGGTGATGTTCTGCGAGCCCCGACACCTCTACAACATCATCAACCAGTACCGGTGGAGATCGCGGTTGGCGGAGCCCAACTACCTGTGCCTGCTGG atgccCGTTCTCAGCTTGAATTCGATGACAGCCACATTGTTACAGCCCAAAGGATTGTACTG AGTCCTGCAGGGCAGTATGTGATCCCCAACCCCGAGGAGCTGGGCTATGTCAGATTCTGTGTGGTGTATGACCACGACACTGGATTTTTGACTGACACTGACaatcaggaggaggaggaggaggaggaggaggaggaagaagaagaaacag GGAGCAGCACTTCTTCAGAGACTGAAATCAGCAGCTCAGATTCCGTGTGTTCCCAGA GTCCTGAGGAAGGAGATGCCCTCTTCCATGCCAGGAACTTGGAGCAGTTCACCCGGCACCCCGTGCTCCTCCTGAAGGGAGGCTACAGGCGCTTTTCAGCTTGTTACCATTTCCTGAAGAGCCACAAGACTCTGTGGATGCCCCAG GAACTAGACACCTTCCAGCCATACCCTGTAGAAATACTGCCTGCAAAGCTATATATGGGCAATTTCAAGCAGGCCAGTGACAAACAAATTCAGAAAGATCTGAGGATCAAAGCACTGGTCAACGTCTCAGAACAGCCCGTGATTCT GTTTGCAGAAGAAGGTAAATCCCTCCATGTACCTGTTCCTGATTCACTCGAAGCagatcttttttcttccttccccacCATTTCTCATTTCATAG ATGCTCAGCTGGATGagggagcagtgctggtgctCTCCAGCCTGGGGATCAGCCGGAGCAGCACGGCCACCATGGCCTATCTGATGCACTCCTGCCGCTTCTCCCTGCAG AGAGCTTGGAAATACCttctgaaatgcaaaatgaacATGAGACCAAACCGGGGCTTTGTggagcagctctcagcctgGGAGACCCAAATCTATGGGTACCCAGTCACAGACGTGTC